One window from the genome of Gadus macrocephalus chromosome 7, ASM3116895v1 encodes:
- the LOC132461740 gene encoding filaggrin-like, translating into MPKEPGHFGERVGRSTSKNAKDRSNSATVRADRGRRTQAGPGALGGMGDMGQQLSLFDSGKDSEKDSGYSEAGSDWVDDQCSSVSQTHRKNSRRSVTAGNHGSAGVGRFEGHNPVIKNLLVKPSRQEQMLHRQLASWAGGWHSISGPQGPSQLLEIQQPAVTAPSSSTLTTYLAPVENLSKANKKGCTSRTSGKNHHSSTKNSYLPITHPRKEGHAQGKSAGAPAAGQEGGGGGVGGEDQSHCKRVCTEDELKTESVSTTTRHLSSHHHRHGRHRDLHPSQHKVRRGSEPPAHPPPAHPPPANHTKPNRCSHHSYDALGSPSVSSSQTASLPSSHSSSSHSPSSSCSSSSSSYPTSYSSSSVSHSPFRPRQGRAGSAALVAAAAAMAVAADAAGQLLDAPSECSSVRQRRFLHTAEILSQSGLLAITLRTKELQRQSDATERDIAQLRLHTQLLCQAALAGQQVANDGSNGLQHLLQAMARSGAYPGLVSGAQVKAGGGRRRQSVRRGEAAKGESKEADERKEADESKEADEQGRLKDGTLHQEPMSPQGADKGVSSLSPFFGLSPEAERMEQVNSLAGSLSMDRDVTDPSMTPESFTLHNYLF; encoded by the exons ATGCCAAAGGAACCAGGGCATTTTGGGGAGAGGGTCGGGCGGAGCACCTCGAAGAATGCCAAGGACAGGAGCAACAGTGCCACGGTGCGGGCCGACCGCGGGCGCCGCACGCAGGCCGGCCCCGGAGCcctgggggggatgggggacaTGGGGCAACAGCTGTCACTCTTCGACTCGGGGAAGGACTCGGAAAAAGACTCGGGATACTCAG AGGCCGGCTCGGACTGGGTGGATGACCAGTGCAGCAGCGTGAGccagacacacaggaagaacAGCCGACGTTCCGTTACCGCCGGCAACCACGGCAGTGCGGGCGTCGGCCGCTTCGAGGGGCACAATCCTGTCATTAAAAACCTGTTGGTGAAACCG TCCAGGCAGGAGCAGATGCTGCATCGACAGCTAGCATCATGGGCAGGAGGCTGGCATAGCATCTCaggcccccaggggccctccCAGCTCCTGGAAATCCAACAGCCAGCCGTcactgccccctcctcctccaccctgaccacCTACCTTGCGCCGGTAGAAAACCTGAGCAAAGCCAACAAGAAAGGCTGCACCAGCCGAACCAGTGGCAAGAACCACCACAGCTCCACCAAGAACTCTTACCTCCCCATTACGCACCCCAGGAAGGAAGGCCACGCGCAGGGGAAGTCAGCCGGAGCCCCAGCCGCCGGCCAGGAGGGCGGGGGAGGTGGGGTCGGTGGGGAGGATCAGAGCCACTGCAAGAGGGTGTGCACGGAGGACGAGTTGAAGACGGAGAGCGTTTCAACCACAACCAGACATCTGTCCTCACACCACCACCGGCACGGCCGCCACCGAGATCTCCATCCCTCGCAGCACAAGGTCCGACGCGGCTCCGAGCCCCCCGCCCAcccgccccccgcccacccGCCCCCCGCCAACCACACCAAGCCCAATCGCTGCTCCCACCATAGCTACGACGCCTTGGGATCGCCGTCCGTCTCCAGCTCCCAGACGGCCTCCCTGCCCTCCtcacactcctcctcttcacacTCGCCTTCCTCCTCGtgctcctcctcgtcgtcctcctacCCCACCTCCTACTCCTCGTCCTCAGTCAGCCACAGCCCCTTCCGCCCGAGGCAGGGGAGGGCCGGGTCTGCGGCgttggtggcggcggcggcggcgatggCGGTGGCTGCAGATGCAGCAGGCCAGCTCTTAGACGCGCCGTCCGAGTGCTCTTCAGTGCGCCAGCGGCGGTTCCTCCACACGGCGGAGATCCTGAGCCAGTCGGGGCTGCTGGCCATCACCCTGCGCACAAAGGAGCTGCAGAGGCAGAGCGACGCCACCGAGCGGGACATCGCCCAGCTGCGCCTGCACACTCAGCTGCTGTGTCAGGCGGCACTGGCCGGCCAGCAGGTTGCCAACGACGGCTCCAACGGCCTCCAGCATCTACTACAGGCCATGGCCCGATCTGGCGCCTACCCAGGGCTAGTCTCAGGCGCCCAGGTCAAAGCCGGCGGCGGCCGCCGGAGACAGAGCGTGAGGAGAGGCGAGGCTGCTAAAGGTGAGAGCAAAGAGGCAGACGAGCGCAAAGAGGCAGACGAGAGCAAAGAGGCCGACGAGCAGGGAAGGCTGAAGGACGGTACGCTGCATCAGGAACCCATGTCCCCGCAAGGCGCTGACAAAGGGGTTTCTTCTCTGTCCCCCTTCTTCGGCCTGTCTCCGGAGGCAGAGAGGATGGAGCAGGTGAACAGTCTAGCGGGCTCCCTGTCCATGGATAGGGATGTGACCGATCCGTCAATGACTCCAGAGAGCTTCACCTTACACAACTATCTATTCTGA